The Zymobacter palmae DNA window GGTTTGGTGACGTTGGCTTGGATGTATTCCGCCGCTTTTTCTTCGGCGTTGCCGCCGATCTCACCGATCATCACGATCGCTTTCGTTTTCGGATCCTGTTCGAACAACGCCAGCACGTCAATGAAGCTCGTGCCCGGAATGGGGTCGCCGCCGATGCCTACACAGGTGGACTGCCCCATGCCGATATCCGTTGTCTGTTTGACGGCTTCATAGGTCAGCGTGCCTGAGCGGGAGACGATGCCTACGCTGCCCGGCAGGTGGATATGTCCCGGCATGATACCAATCTTGCACTCTCCGGGTGTGATAACACCGGGGCAGTTGGGGCCAATCATGCGAACGCCAGCCTCGTTGAGGCGCGCCTTGATGGCCAGCATGTCGAGTGTCGGGATACCTTCGGTAATCGTGACGATCAGCTCAATGCCGGCATCAATGGCCTCAAGAATGGAGTCCTTGCAGAACGGGGCGGGCACGTAGATGACCGATGCTGTTGCGCCGGTAGCATCTACTGCTTCCCGTACCGTATTGAAGACCGGTAGGCCTAGATGAGAGGTGCCGCCCTTGCCGGGGGTTACGCCGCCGACCAGCTGAGTGCCGTATTCCAGTGCCTGTTCGGAATGGAAAGTGCCTTGGCTGCCTGTGAACCCCTGACAGATCACTTTGGTGTGTTTGTCGATCAGAATGGACATTATTTCCCCTCCGCGGCAGCGACGGCGCGTTGTGCCGCATCCGTCAGATCGGTTGCTGCAATGATATCCAGCCCGCTGTCGGCCAGACGCTGAGCGCCAAGTGCTGCGTTGTTTCCTTCTAACCGAACAATGACCGGAACATCGACGCCGACCTCAGTAATGGCGCCGATGATGCCTTCCGCGATTAAATCGCAGCGTACAATTCCGCCGAAGATGTTCACCAGTACGGTCTTGACCTTGCTGTCTGACAGGATCAGCTTGAAGGCTTCCGTGACGCGT harbors:
- the sucD gene encoding succinate--CoA ligase subunit alpha; amino-acid sequence: MSILIDKHTKVICQGFTGSQGTFHSEQALEYGTQLVGGVTPGKGGTSHLGLPVFNTVREAVDATGATASVIYVPAPFCKDSILEAIDAGIELIVTITEGIPTLDMLAIKARLNEAGVRMIGPNCPGVITPGECKIGIMPGHIHLPGSVGIVSRSGTLTYEAVKQTTDIGMGQSTCVGIGGDPIPGTSFIDVLALFEQDPKTKAIVMIGEIGGNAEEKAAEYIQANVTKPVVAYIAGVTAPAGKRMGHAGAIIASGKGTAADKTQALEAAGVTVVKSLADIGKALTQL